A genomic segment from Streptosporangium roseum DSM 43021 encodes:
- a CDS encoding NUDIX domain-containing protein, whose amino-acid sequence MDIPARPDDAKAGPPVPDGVPGVDVPDRRGRTGLDRAGRDLDGNPRVRVREVELLSSSWYILRRTTFDYLRTDGSWSAQERETYDRGNGATVLLYDAERATVLLTRQFRYPVYVNGHPDGLLLETAAGLLDDDDPETAIRREAAEETGYDIGEVRHVFDVYMSPGSVTERLHFFAAPYTADRRTSEGGGLADDGEDIEVVELPFAKALAMIGSGEIADAKTVMLLQWAALSGPFAGRDR is encoded by the coding sequence ATGGACATACCTGCCAGACCGGACGACGCGAAGGCGGGGCCTCCCGTGCCGGACGGGGTGCCCGGAGTCGACGTTCCCGACCGGCGCGGCCGTACCGGCCTCGACCGGGCCGGGCGCGACCTGGACGGCAACCCCCGGGTCCGGGTGCGGGAGGTGGAGCTGCTCTCGTCGAGCTGGTACATCCTGCGCAGGACGACCTTCGACTACCTGCGCACGGACGGGAGCTGGTCCGCCCAGGAGCGCGAGACCTACGACCGGGGCAACGGCGCGACGGTGCTCCTCTACGACGCCGAGCGGGCGACCGTCCTGCTGACCAGGCAGTTCCGTTATCCGGTCTACGTGAACGGCCACCCCGACGGGCTGCTGCTCGAAACCGCCGCCGGCCTGCTCGACGACGACGACCCGGAGACCGCGATCCGGCGGGAGGCCGCCGAGGAGACGGGCTACGACATCGGTGAGGTCCGGCACGTCTTCGACGTCTACATGAGCCCCGGCTCGGTCACCGAGCGCCTCCACTTCTTCGCCGCGCCGTACACCGCGGACCGGCGGACCTCCGAGGGGGGCGGGCTGGCCGACGACGGCGAGGACATCGAGGTGGTGGAGCTGCCCTTCGCGAAGGCTCTCGCCATGATCGGCTCGGGGGAGATCGCCGACGCGAAGACCGTCA